A segment of the Fusobacterium ulcerans genome:
AGAGTTCCTTTTCCTACTGCGAATATATCATCAACAGTCATTTGGAATCCAACTGGTCTTCCTTCAAATTTAGCTCTTTCTTCTAATTGAGCTAGGTTAAAGTCTACTAATTCTTTGCTTAATGGTACGTTTCCAACAGCTAGGTATCTTACTTTACCTACGTTGTCTCTAGCTGGCATCATTTTACCTGCATTGTATTTAGATGGAGCGAATGGAACGTCTAGTACACCTTGTTCGAAAGCTTTAACTACACCAACAGCCCAGTCTCCTTCTCCTAATTCTAATACTTTATTTAAGATACATTTAGTTTCAGCTTTAATAACATCTATTTCTTTTGCTAATTCTGGAGACATTGATAATTGTTGTCCTTTAAGAAGGTTAAGAACCATTTTTGTAGCTTTAATTCCCATTGCATTAGCTTCTTTTGTAGGAACTCCAATAGCTTCATGAGGAGTTTTAACAATAACTTTTGTAGCTCCAGCAAGAGCAGCAGCAGAAGCACCATTAGAAATAACTCCAAATGCTTTAGCTTCATCTTCTGGGAATCCTCCCATCCATTGGTGGAATACAGTTGTTAAATCAATATCATTATATCCATACTCTTTGAAATACTCTTCTCCTTGCTCAGTTAATGCTCTAATAGCAGCAACGTCTTGGATTAAGTTTCCACATTGTCCATATCCTAAAGTAATATTTTTAACTCCTTGCTCAGCAGCTAGTAATCCTTCAAGGATTCCAACAGCATTTGACATTGATGGAGGAACTAATGTACCAGTTAATGGTCCAAATGGTTCTCTGTTGATTGATACTCCGTGCTCTTCATACCATCCAACTAGTCTGTCAACATATTGCCAGTCAATTAGTGTTCTTTCTAGAGAAACTGATTTAGCGTAAGGAACGTTATAACTGATTCCTCCACCCTCATCAGAAGTATATCCAGCTGCGATCATGATTTCAGAAAGTAGTCTAGCATCTGGAGTTCCATGTCTCATTTGTAGAGGTAGATCTATAGCTTCAACAACTTGTCTACATCCTGTAACTCCGTGGTTTACACCTGGGAATCCATTAAGAAGTGATCTTCCAGCTTTTTTAGATTCTTCTATTCCTTTTTCACAGTTTTCATATTTATTTTGTCTTGTATAAGAGTCGATAGTTGATGGAAGTAAGTCTGCTCCTCCAACTTTATCTAAGTAGTCTAATAATTCTATATGTTGTTCTATTAAAGCAACCCCTGCTCTAGGTTGTGCTAGAGTAATTCCTGCTTTTTTAGCATCTACTAATTTTTTAGAGAAGCTTTTTGATTCTGGTAATGCTTTATGGAAAGCTACAGCTTCTTCTAAGTTTACTTCTTTCCCTGTAGGCCACCCTTTTAAAACTTCTTCTCTCATTTCGAAGAACTCTTCTTCAGTCCATTTCTTAAATCTAAGTTTCATATTTAAATATTCCTCCTTATAATTTCTTATACTTCGACTAGATATTTTTTCATTATTCTAACAGCTAAGTTTGGATAATCCTGGGCTAACAGTCCCATTGATGACAATATATATGTTTTGTCTACAAGGAATTTTGGAGACATAGGTTTCAAGTGAACAGGATCTTGTTCATTGAAATTTCCAGCTTTTAATATTCCTTGAGGATTTAAACTATGAATGATAACTCCTCCTGTACCAATAACATAAGGTGCATCAGTCAAGTCTTTTCCACTTTGATTAAACATTGTTCCCATTGGAGTATAAACACACTCTAGCACTCCACAGTGTCTTGTCATTGCAATTTCAGTAGCTGCCATTGCCATTGCCTCATCAAATCTGATCTCTTCTTCATTTTGAGGCACCATCTTGATATGATCATGTCTATACTGACATGCAGCTTTCACATCAATTTGCTTTAATGAATCATGTAAATAGTTTCTTATTTTTCTTGTTCCTGCTGCTTCTAAAAGAGCTACTGATGAGTATCTCATTCCAAGATCTCCTTCTACAGTTCTTTTAGCAAATGGTTCTTCCAAACCTTTTATCATGATAGAAGGTTTTGTAGGATCTCCTTTAGCTATTGAGTGAACATCTGTTGTTGCTCCTCCAATATCTACTACTATTAAATCTCCTATTCCATCTTCATCATCAGTACCCTCTGCAAGTACCTCAGCAGCTTTTAATACAGCTGCTGGTGTAGGCATCAGTATACCTCTTATAAACTCTTCTGCGTTTTTCATTCCTTTAGCTTCTACTATTCTATTCATAAAAACTTTTCTGATTTCTTCACGAGAAGGTTCAACATTTAATTTATTTATTACAGGCATTACATTTTCTGTTACAAAATAATCTATTTCAGCTTCTTTGAAAATAGCTTCCACCTGGTCAATAGCTGCTTTATTTCCTGCAACTACAACTGGCACATCAAGTTTATACTCTGCAATCATTTTAGCATTATGAATGATACAGTCTTTATTACCACCGTCTGTTCCACCAGCTAATAATATTATGTCCAGAGGAGTAGCCTTGATTTCTTCAAGTTCTCTGTGATTTAATTCGTAAGCATATGTCTTTATTACTCTTGCTCCAGCTCCTAGAGCAGCTTTTTTAGCAGCTTCAGCTGTAAGTTCAGGTACAAGGCCTATTGCTACCATTTTCAATCCACCAGCAGCAGATGAACAGGCAGTTTTACTTACAAACTCCACAGAATCAAAATCAACCTTCTCATTTATTGCAGCTTTTAATTTGTCATAAGCCTTATTAAATCCGATCATGATATCTTCTTCAACTGTAGTAATATCCTTTGCTGTCGCTAAAATAACTTCATTATCCATATCTATAGCAGTAAGTTTAGTGTAAGTACTCCCAAAATCTATGGCTAGATAAACTTTCATAACAACCACTCTCTTTTATTGTAAAGTTTTTTTGAAAAATTTCAGTTGATTAAGATTAAGCAATCCCTAAATCTTTCTTTAAATCTTCTGTTGTATCTTCGATAGGAGTTCCTGGTCTGTAAACTCTATCAAATCCCATAGCTTTAAATCTTTCTTCTACTTCACTCCAAACTTGTTTTCCAACAACAATGTTTCCACCTACATAAAGGATGATGTCATTAAGTCCTGCTTCTTTACATTTTTCTCTCATTCCTTGACAATCTAGTTCCCCATGTCCATATAAAGAAGAAACTATTATAGCATCAGCACTCGTTTCAACAGCTGCGTTGATGAAGTCAGCTTGTGGTGATAAAACTCCGATGTTTACTACTTCAAATCCATTAGACTCTAAAACGTGATGAATAATTTTGTTTCCAACTGCGTGACAGTCTGATCCAATAACTCCAATTACAACTTTTTTTCCATTTTTTTCCATGAAAAATAGCCTCCTCTGTGTATGATATTTAAACTTTAATAATAATATACCTCTTTTTTGTAAAAAATCAAGCATTATTAATAATATGAATGATAAAAATTTATTTTTTTAATCACATATATAAAACTCGCTATTTTATGCCATTTTGTTAAATATTTGTTAATATTTTTCAATTACTGGTTAACAGATTTCCATTTTAGGTAATATTTCCTTTTTTATGTTGTAAAAAATATATTTCATAATTATAAAAAATATATGTTTTTTTTCATTTTTGAATAAAAAATGGTCAAACCAAGGTTTTTTATTAACATTTTTTTTGATTAATTACTTTACACTAAAATATTTTCAAAAAACTTTTTTTAATTGAATTTAAAAACTATCCTTACTTTTTCTTAAATATCCTTTGCTCATCTATGTTTTTCAATGAAACTTCCATTAGGAAAATTTGATTTTTTCAAGAATGTGTGTTATAATATCTTGAAAATAAATTATACTAGCTAATGTAGGGGAGTGGGTTTTGGTCCACTCCCTCTTTAGTAGTTATCTTGAAAGTGAGGTGAATACATACTTTATGGAAAAAAATAACAAGGAAAATATTTTGAAAAAAATTGAAACCATTGTTACCCCAGTAGTAAATGAAATGGAATTATCTCTTGTTGATATTGAATACCTTCAAGATGGAGGTTACTGGTATGTGAGAATATATGTTGAAAACCCTGAGGGAGATATAACTCTCGAAGATTGTGCAGCTATCAGTAATAAGATAGATGAAGACATTGACAAACTCATTGAACAAAGATTCTTCTTGGAAGTGTCTTCTCCAGGCATTGAAAGACCACTGAAGAAAATAGAAGATTATATCAGATTCAAGGGAGAAAAAGCTAAACTTAGTCTTAAACATAAAGTTGATGACAATAAAAACTTTGAAGGAATAATTACAGACTGTAAGGATAGTATTATATATTTAGAACTAGAAGATGAAAAAGTAATGGAAATTCCCTTTTCAGAAGTAAGAAAAGCCAATCTTGTTTATGAATTTGAAGAATTTTAATAGAATTTTCAGGAGGTAATGAAAATAATATGAAAAGTAAAGACGCTAAAGTTTTTTTAGAAGCCCTAGATGAATTAGAAAGAGAAAAAGGAATAAGTAAAGAAAATCTTCTTTTAACTGTTGAACAAGCTCTTTTGGCAGCTTACAAAAAAAATCATGGTGAAGAGGAAAATGTAGAAGTTGAAATCAACAGAGAAACTGGTGATGTAAAACTTTATGAGGTAAAAACTGTTGTAGAAACTGAAGACCTTTATGATGCAGCTATTGAAATCTCTCTTGATGATGCTCAAGAAATTAAAAAGAGAGTAAAAGTTGGTGATATAGTAAGAATAGAAATCAACTGTGAAGAGTTTAGAAGAAATGCTATCCAAAATGGAAAACAAATAGTTATCCAAAAAGTAAGAGAAGCTGAAAGACAATATATTTATGACAGATTCAAGGGAAAAGAAAATGATATCATTAATGGTATTATTAGAAGAATCGATGAGAAGAAAAATATATTTGTTGAGTTTGATGGTATAGAAGCTATCCTTCCTACCACTGAACAATCTCCAGCAGATACTTATAGAGTAGGAGAAAGACTTAAAGTATTCTTAGCAGAAGTTGAGAAAACTAATAAATTCCCTAAAATAGTTATTTCTAGAAAGCATGAAGGATTATTGAAAAAATTATTTGAACTTGAAATACCAGAAATTACATCTGGATTGATAGAAATAAAAGCAGTTGCCAGAGAAGCTGGTTCAAGAGCTAAAGTCGCTGTATATTCAGCTGATCCTAATATTGACACTGTAGGAGCATGTATAGGTCAAAAAGGACTTAGAATAAAAAATATAGTTAATGAATTAAATGGAGAAAAAATAGATATTGTTATTTGGAAAGAATCTGTTGAAGAATTTGTTTCGGCAGTATTAAGTCCAGCAAAGGTAAAAAGTGTTGAAGTTATTGAAGATGAAAATACTGCAAGAGTTATTGTTGATAATTCACAATTATCTCTGGCTATTGGTAAAAACGGGCAAAATGCTAGACTTGCTGCCAAATTAACTGGTATGAGAGTTGATATAAAAACTGAGAATAGTTCTAAAGAGGATTCTTTAGAAGGAGAACAAAGTGAGTAATCAGGATTTTCCAGAAAGAACTTGCTTGATCTGTAAGGATAAAAAAGATAAAAAAGATTTATTCAGATTGGTTAAAGCAGGGGATGATAAGTATGTTTTTGATGAAAAACAAAAGCAGCAAAGCAGAGGCTACTATGTCTGTAAAACTCATGAATGTCTTCAAAGACTTGCTAAGCATAAGAAGATAAAAATGAACACAGATGACCTGATGAAGATGTTGAGTCTTTTAAAAAAGGGAGAAAAGGACTATTTGAATATTTTGAAAGCAATGAAAAATTCACAAGTTTTATCTTTTGGAATGAATATGGTTTTAGATGAGATAGAGCATACTCATTTCTTAGTTCTGGCACAAGATATAAGCGAAAAAAATGAAAAAAAACTTTTGCTTAAAGCTAAAGAACTAAATATAAACTTTGTTTATTTTGGAAATAAAAATCAACTTGGAGATATTTTTGGCAAAGATGAAGTAAGTGTCGTCGGTGTTAAAAATAAAAAAATAGCCCGTGGCCTCATAAATTAACCTAATTTAGGAGGTAATTAATGAAAGTAAGAGTACATGAATTAGCTAAAAAATACGATATGGGAAATAAAGAGTTTTTAAATCTTTTAAAAGATGATATTAAAATTACTGTTTCATCTCATTTATCTGGTTTAGCTGAGGAAGATGTGAAAAAAATAGATAAATATTTTGAAAATATAAATAATAATAAAGAAGAAATGATTGTGAAGCCTGAAAAAACGACTTCAAATGGAAAAGGAGATAGTTTGAATAAAAAGGTTGTAGAAACAGAAACAGATGATATATTTGAAGAAGAAGGATTAGGTAACGGTAAAAAATCTCAACAAATAAAAATTGGAAAAGATAAGAAAAACTGGAAAGGAGCTAAACCAGCTTCTGGAGAGAAAACTACTGATGATGAAAAATCTAAAAAAAATAAAAAGAAAAAAGGAAGAAGAACTGACTTTGTTATGAAAACTGTTGATAATGCTGGTTCTGAAACTATTGAAGAAGATGGAGTAAAAATAATCAAGGTAAGAGGAGAGATCACTTTAGGTGATTTTGCATCAAGACTTGGTGTAGGTAGTGCTGAAATAATTAAAAAGCTTTTCCTTAAAGGACAAATGCTTACTATAAACAGCCCTATATCTATAGAGATGGCTGAAGAAATAGCTATGGATTATGATGCTTTAGTTGAAAAAGAAGAAGAAGTAGAATTAGAGTTTGGAGAAAAATTTGCTCTTGAGCTTGAAGACAAAGATGAAGATCTTGTTGAAAGACCTCCTGTTATTACTATTATGGGACACGTTGACCATGGTAAGACATCATTGCTTGATGCTATTAGAGCAAGTAATGTAGTTTCTGGAGAAGATGGTGGAATTACTCAAAAGATTGGAGCTTATCAAGTTGTTAAAAGTGGTAAAAAAATCACTTTCGTTGACACTCCTGGACATGAGGCTTTTACTGATATGAGAGCCAGAGGAGCACAAGTTACTGATATTGCTATATTAGTTGTTGCTGCTGATGATGGAGTTATGCCACAAACAATAGAAGCTCTGTCACATGCAAAAGCTGCTAATGTTCCTATTATTGTTGCAGTAAATAAAATTGATAAACCTGAAGCTAACCCACAAAAAGTAAAACAAGAGCTTATGGAACATGGACTTGTTTCTATTGAATGGGGAGGAGATACTGAATTTGTTGAAGTATCTGCTAAAAAACAATTAAACCTTGATACATTGCTTGATACTATACTTATCACAGCTGAGATTCTTGAACTTAAAGCTAACCCTAAGAAAAGAGCTAAAGGAGTTGTTCTTGAATCTAAACTTGATCCTAAAGTTGGACCTATCGCAGACATTCTTGTTCAAGAGGGTACACTAAAAATAGGTGATGTTATAGTTGCTGGAGAAGTTTATGGTAAAGTAAGAGCATTGATTAATGATAGAGGAGAAAGAGTAGAAAAAGTAGAACTTTCTCAGCCAGCTGAAATTATTGGTTTCAACCAAGTACCTCAAGCTGGAGATACTATGTATGTTATTCAAAATGAACAACATGCTAAAAGAATTGTTGAAGAAGTGGCCAAGGAGAGAAAACTTTCTGAAACTAGTAAGAAGACTATCTCGCTTGAATCATTATCAGAGCAATTTGATCATGAAAACCTTAAAGAACTTAACCTTGTATTAAGAGCTGATTCTAGAGGTTCTGTAGAAGCGTTAAGAGAATCATTGATGAAACTTTCAACTAATGAAGTTGCTGTTAATATTATTCAAGCTGCTTCTGGAGCAATTACAGAAAGTGACGTTAAACTTGCTGAAGTTTCAAATGCTATTATAATAGGTTTCCATGTAAGACCTACTACAAAAGCTATAAAAGAAGCTGATGTTAATGGTGTTGAAATAAGAACTTCAAATATCATTTATCACATCACTGAAGATATAGAGAAAGCTCTGACTGGTATGCTTGAACCTGAGTTCAAAGAAATATACCTTGGAAGAATTGAAATCAAAAAAGTATTTAAAGTTTCTAAAGTTGGAAACATAGCTGGATGCGTTGTTGTTGACGGAAAAGTTAAAAATGACTCAAATATCAGAATACTAAGAGATGGAATAGTTATGTATGAAGGAAAACTTTCTTCATTGAAAAGATATAAAGATGATGCTAAAGAAGTAGTTGCAGGACAAGAATGTGGACTTGGAGTAGAAAACTTTAACGATATCAAAGAAGGAGATATTGTTGAGGCATTTGAAATCCAAGAAATTAAAAGAACTCTGAAATAAGAAATAACTAGATCAATAGTTCATATAGAAAGAGAGTGATGAAAAATGAAAAGACAAAGATTAGCAGGAATAGAAAAAGAAATGGCTAGAGTTATATCTCAAGCTCTTCTTGAAGAAGTAAAAAATCCAAAAATAAAAGGTATTGTATCAGTTACAAGTGTGCATGTTACTGAAGACCTAAAATTTGCAGATGTATTTTTTAGTGTAATGGGACAGGAAGATGTAAATACTGATGAAGTATTAGAAGGATTAAATCAAATAAAAGGATTTCTAAGAAAAAGAGTAGCTGAAGAGATCGAAATCAGATATATCCCTGAAATAAGAGTTAAAATAGATGACTCTATTGAACATGCAGTAAAAATATCAAAACTTTTAAATGATTTGAAAAGGTAGTGGTATGATGCATTGGGAATATAGTTCGCTACCTCAGACTCTTATTGATACTAAGGCTGCTCAATGGAAGAAGAATAGATTACTTACTACCTTATTACTCAATAGAGGCTTTGAAGATGGAAAAAAAGCAGATGAATTTATAAGCCCAAAAATTTCTGATTTTAGAGACCCTTTCAAATTTGAAAAAATGGAAAAAGTAGTAGATAAAATTTTAGAAAAAAGAGAAAAAAAGGAAAAAGTTTTTATTTATGGAGATTATGATGTTGATGGAATAACAGCAGCTGTATTTCTTGTTCTAGTCTTCAGAAACATTGGAATAGAAGTAGACTATTACATTCCCAATAGAATGGAAGAAGGCTATGGACTGGATAAAAAAACCATTGACTTCATTAATAAAGAGAAGGGAAAACTGGTTATCACTGTTGATACTGGTGTCAATTCTATAGAAGATGTAAAATATGCAGAGAGTTTAGGGATAGATGTGATAGTCACTGACCATCATAAAAGTATAAAAGAGGAGGAAGATGATCATCTCCTTCTCTTGAATCCCAAATTAAGTGATACTTATGAATTCAAATACCTGTCTGGAGCTGGAGTTGCTTTAAAAGTAGCTCAGGGTGTATATCAAAAACTTAAAATTGATATAAAAGACCTGCACCAGTATATGGATATAGTTATGATTGGCACGGTTGCTGATGTTGTTCCTATGACAGATGAAAACAGAATAATAATTAAACAGGGTCTTAGAGCTTTGAAAAAAACTAAAGTAAAAGGGCTTATGTATCTTTTGAAATATCTTAAATTTCAAAATAAAACTATAAATACAACAGATGTAAGTTACTTTATATCTCCTCTAATCAATTCTCTTGGAAGAGTAGGAATTTCCAAAATGGGAGCTGATTTTTTCTTGAAAGAGGATGATTTTGAAATCTATAATATAATAGAAGAAATGAAAAAATCAAATAAGAAAAGAAGAGAACTTGAAAAAAATATATATGATGAGGCCAATCAGGAAATTGCAAAAGTAGGACTTAAAAATCTTAAATGTATATTCTTAAGTTCAGAAAAATGGCATCCTGGAGTTATTGGTGTTGTGTCTTCAAGATTAAGTGTAAAATATAACATTCCTGTAACACTTGTCGCATTTAAAGATGGAATAGGAAAAGCATCTTGCAGAAGTGTAAAAGGAATAAGTGTTTTCAATATATTTCAGAATATGGGTAAAAAGCTTGTTAGATTTGGTGGACACGATCTTGCGGCTGGCTTCATAGTAAAGTCTGAAAATTTTGAAGAGGTAAAAAATATTTTTGAAGCAAGTATAGAAAATATAAAAATAGAAAAAGAAAAAAAGAGTTTGAAAATAGATACAGAATATTCTATTGAAAACATTGATGAAGATATGTTTGAGACTATGGAAAGTATATCACCATATGGGCTTGAAAATCCACATCCTTTATTTATTGATAGAGATCTTTCCTTTGAAACTATCAAAAAATTTGGTGTAGATGAAAGACATTTTAATGGAATAATAAGAAAAAATGGAAAAAATTATCATATGGTAGCATTCGATCTAGGTCATAAAATAAACGAAATAGAAGCTAAAATTCAAAAGTTTGATATTGTTTATTACCCTGAAAAAACTCTGTATAGAGGAGAGGAAATTTTTCAAATCAGGGTAAAAGATATTAAAATAAAAGACGATTTTTATGAAATTTTTACTAAATAGATCAAGGAGGAAAAATGAAACACGAAATCAAAAAATTAGAAAATTCAGCAGTAGAAATCAAAATTTCTCTTACTACTGAAGAAGTAAGTCCTATTAAAAATGAGGTATTAGCAGAACTTGCAGGTAAAGCAGAAGTTCCTGGATTCAGAAAAGGGAAAGCTCCTCTAGACAAAGTTGAAGCTCAATTCAAAGATGCTCTAAAAGAGGAAGTTACTGAGAAAGTTTTACATAAATACTATGAAGAAGTAGTGAAAGCTGAAAACATCATGCCTATAAGCTATATTCACAGTGTAGTAACTAACCTTAATGATGCTTTTGATCTTACTTTCAAAGTTGATGTATATCCAACTGTTGAATTAGGAGAATATAAAGGATTAGAAGCTGAAAAAGAAACTTTTGAAATGACTGAAGAAGTTTTAAACAAAGAACTTGAAATCATGGTAAACAGCAAGTCTAAATTAGAAGATACTGAAGCTGGACACAAAGCTGAAATGGGAGATACTGTTGATCTTGCTTTTGAAGGATTTGTAGATGGTGTTCCTTTTGAAGGAGGAAAATCTGAATCTCATACTTTAAAATTAGGTTCTAAGATGTTTATTGATAATTTTGAAGACCAACTAGTTGGTTATACAGCTGGACAAGAAGGAGAAATTAATGTAACTTTCCCTGAGCAATATCACGCTGCTGATCTTGCTGGAAAACCTGCTGTTTTCAAAGTTAAAATCAACGCTATCAAAAAACTTGTTGTTCCTGAACTAAATGAAGAATTAGCTAAAGAATTAGGATTTGAATCTATTGAAGATCTTAAAGCTAAAAAAACTGAAGAAATCAAAGCTAGAGAAGAAGCTAGAATCAAAAATGAGTACATTGGTAAATTATTAGATAAAGTTGCTGCTAGTTCAAAAGTAGAAGTTCCTTTCTCTATGGTAGCTACTGAAGTTAAAAATAGAATCTCTGAAATGGAAAACCAACTTTCAGCTCAAGGTATAGGAATGGATATGTACCTACAAATGACTGGAATGGACAGAGCTAAATTAGAAAATCAAATCGCTCCTATGGCTGCTGGAAAAGTAAAAGTAGATCTTATACTTGAAGCTATAGCTAAAGCTGAAAACTTAGAAGTTTCTGAAGAAGAAGTTACTGCTAAAATGACAGAAGTTGCTAAATATTATGGAATGGATTTAGCTAAATTAGAAGAAGAATTAAAAACTCACAACAACTATGATAACTTTAAATATACATTAAAAGGTGAATGTATGATGCAAAAAGCTATCAACCTTTTAGTTGAAACTGCAAAATAATAATCACAATACTATAGGAAGCAGCTAGCTGCTTCCTATAGCTTAAATAAATAACTGAATAATGGAGAAATCTATCATTTTGTTATTTATTTAAGGAGGTAATATTTATGTATAGTCCAACAGTAGTAGAAAGTACAGGTAGATCAGAAAGGGCCTATGATATATATTCAAGACTTTTAAAAGATAGGATAATATTCTTAGGAACAGAAATAGATGATAATGTAGCAAATGCAATTGTGGCACAACTTCTTTTTCTTGAAGCTGAAGATCCTGATAAAGATATCATTATGTATATAAATAGTCCTGGTGGAGTAGTTACAGCAGGAATGGCTATATATGATACTATGAACTATATAAAACCTGATGTACAAACTGTCTGCATTGGTCAGGCAGCAAGTATGGGTGCTCTTCTTTTAGGGGCTGGAGCAAAAGGAAAAAGATATGCTCTAGAACATTCTAGAATAATGATTCACCAACCTTTAGGTGGAGCAAGAGGTCAGGCGACAGATATAGAAATACAGGCAAAAGAAATATTGAGAATGAAAGAGATGCTATCTCAAATAATGGCTGACTGCACAGGAAAATCACTTTCAGAAATCCTAAATGATACTGAAAGAGACAACTATATGTCAGCTGAAGAAGCAAAAAATTATGG
Coding sequences within it:
- a CDS encoding methylaspartate mutase subunit E, producing the protein MKLRFKKWTEEEFFEMREEVLKGWPTGKEVNLEEAVAFHKALPESKSFSKKLVDAKKAGITLAQPRAGVALIEQHIELLDYLDKVGGADLLPSTIDSYTRQNKYENCEKGIEESKKAGRSLLNGFPGVNHGVTGCRQVVEAIDLPLQMRHGTPDARLLSEIMIAAGYTSDEGGGISYNVPYAKSVSLERTLIDWQYVDRLVGWYEEHGVSINREPFGPLTGTLVPPSMSNAVGILEGLLAAEQGVKNITLGYGQCGNLIQDVAAIRALTEQGEEYFKEYGYNDIDLTTVFHQWMGGFPEDEAKAFGVISNGASAAALAGATKVIVKTPHEAIGVPTKEANAMGIKATKMVLNLLKGQQLSMSPELAKEIDVIKAETKCILNKVLELGEGDWAVGVVKAFEQGVLDVPFAPSKYNAGKMMPARDNVGKVRYLAVGNVPLSKELVDFNLAQLEERAKFEGRPVGFQMTVDDIFAVGKGTLIGRPETEHMKNN
- the nusA gene encoding transcription termination factor NusA — encoded protein: MKSKDAKVFLEALDELEREKGISKENLLLTVEQALLAAYKKNHGEEENVEVEINRETGDVKLYEVKTVVETEDLYDAAIEISLDDAQEIKKRVKVGDIVRIEINCEEFRRNAIQNGKQIVIQKVREAERQYIYDRFKGKENDIINGIIRRIDEKKNIFVEFDGIEAILPTTEQSPADTYRVGERLKVFLAEVEKTNKFPKIVISRKHEGLLKKLFELEIPEITSGLIEIKAVAREAGSRAKVAVYSADPNIDTVGACIGQKGLRIKNIVNELNGEKIDIVIWKESVEEFVSAVLSPAKVKSVEVIEDENTARVIVDNSQLSLAIGKNGQNARLAAKLTGMRVDIKTENSSKEDSLEGEQSE
- the glmS gene encoding methylaspartate mutase subunit S; its protein translation is MEKNGKKVVIGVIGSDCHAVGNKIIHHVLESNGFEVVNIGVLSPQADFINAAVETSADAIIVSSLYGHGELDCQGMREKCKEAGLNDIILYVGGNIVVGKQVWSEVEERFKAMGFDRVYRPGTPIEDTTEDLKKDLGIA
- the infB gene encoding translation initiation factor IF-2 yields the protein MKVRVHELAKKYDMGNKEFLNLLKDDIKITVSSHLSGLAEEDVKKIDKYFENINNNKEEMIVKPEKTTSNGKGDSLNKKVVETETDDIFEEEGLGNGKKSQQIKIGKDKKNWKGAKPASGEKTTDDEKSKKNKKKKGRRTDFVMKTVDNAGSETIEEDGVKIIKVRGEITLGDFASRLGVGSAEIIKKLFLKGQMLTINSPISIEMAEEIAMDYDALVEKEEEVELEFGEKFALELEDKDEDLVERPPVITIMGHVDHGKTSLLDAIRASNVVSGEDGGITQKIGAYQVVKSGKKITFVDTPGHEAFTDMRARGAQVTDIAILVVAADDGVMPQTIEALSHAKAANVPIIVAVNKIDKPEANPQKVKQELMEHGLVSIEWGGDTEFVEVSAKKQLNLDTLLDTILITAEILELKANPKKRAKGVVLESKLDPKVGPIADILVQEGTLKIGDVIVAGEVYGKVRALINDRGERVEKVELSQPAEIIGFNQVPQAGDTMYVIQNEQHAKRIVEEVAKERKLSETSKKTISLESLSEQFDHENLKELNLVLRADSRGSVEALRESLMKLSTNEVAVNIIQAASGAITESDVKLAEVSNAIIIGFHVRPTTKAIKEADVNGVEIRTSNIIYHITEDIEKALTGMLEPEFKEIYLGRIEIKKVFKVSKVGNIAGCVVVDGKVKNDSNIRILRDGIVMYEGKLSSLKRYKDDAKEVVAGQECGLGVENFNDIKEGDIVEAFEIQEIKRTLK
- the glmL gene encoding methylaspartate mutase accessory protein GlmL, producing the protein MKVYLAIDFGSTYTKLTAIDMDNEVILATAKDITTVEEDIMIGFNKAYDKLKAAINEKVDFDSVEFVSKTACSSAAGGLKMVAIGLVPELTAEAAKKAALGAGARVIKTYAYELNHRELEEIKATPLDIILLAGGTDGGNKDCIIHNAKMIAEYKLDVPVVVAGNKAAIDQVEAIFKEAEIDYFVTENVMPVINKLNVEPSREEIRKVFMNRIVEAKGMKNAEEFIRGILMPTPAAVLKAAEVLAEGTDDEDGIGDLIVVDIGGATTDVHSIAKGDPTKPSIMIKGLEEPFAKRTVEGDLGMRYSSVALLEAAGTRKIRNYLHDSLKQIDVKAACQYRHDHIKMVPQNEEEIRFDEAMAMAATEIAMTRHCGVLECVYTPMGTMFNQSGKDLTDAPYVIGTGGVIIHSLNPQGILKAGNFNEQDPVHLKPMSPKFLVDKTYILSSMGLLAQDYPNLAVRIMKKYLVEV
- the rbfA gene encoding 30S ribosome-binding factor RbfA — protein: MKRQRLAGIEKEMARVISQALLEEVKNPKIKGIVSVTSVHVTEDLKFADVFFSVMGQEDVNTDEVLEGLNQIKGFLRKRVAEEIEIRYIPEIRVKIDDSIEHAVKISKLLNDLKR
- a CDS encoding DUF448 domain-containing protein; amino-acid sequence: MSNQDFPERTCLICKDKKDKKDLFRLVKAGDDKYVFDEKQKQQSRGYYVCKTHECLQRLAKHKKIKMNTDDLMKMLSLLKKGEKDYLNILKAMKNSQVLSFGMNMVLDEIEHTHFLVLAQDISEKNEKKLLLKAKELNINFVYFGNKNQLGDIFGKDEVSVVGVKNKKIARGLIN
- the rimP gene encoding ribosome maturation factor RimP, with product MEKNNKENILKKIETIVTPVVNEMELSLVDIEYLQDGGYWYVRIYVENPEGDITLEDCAAISNKIDEDIDKLIEQRFFLEVSSPGIERPLKKIEDYIRFKGEKAKLSLKHKVDDNKNFEGIITDCKDSIIYLELEDEKVMEIPFSEVRKANLVYEFEEF